One window from the genome of Myxococcales bacterium encodes:
- the odhB gene encoding 2-oxoglutarate dehydrogenase complex dihydrolipoyllysine-residue succinyltransferase encodes MADLIVPPLGESITEAVVGRWLKNVGDAVAADENVLELETDKITVQLPAPVAGALSEQRAAVGSTVKVGEVLGQVAAGAKGSAAAPKAATVAAAPAAAASAAAKPATASSNGAASPAKTAAASVATTSAGSALNRDALLKLPPSQRQVARHNNALPAATSKVASAAPEAPLQVDERDEVIEMSPLRKRIAERLVQAQHETASLTTFNEVDMTAVMELRARFKDSFEKQHGVKLGFMSFFVKACVEASRLFPGVNAEVHGSKIIYKHHYDFGVAVSTPKGLVVPVLRDADALSFAEIEGGIGQLAEKARTGKLAMEDLIGGTFSITNGGIYGSMMSTPLLNFPQTGILGMHNIVKRAVVIGDEVKVRSMMYLALTYDHRVVDGKEAVSFLVAVKERIEQPERLLLSV; translated from the coding sequence ATGGCTGATTTAATTGTTCCACCACTTGGCGAATCGATCACCGAGGCCGTCGTAGGGCGCTGGCTTAAAAACGTCGGCGACGCGGTCGCGGCCGATGAGAACGTGCTTGAGCTGGAAACCGATAAGATTACGGTGCAGCTGCCGGCGCCGGTGGCCGGTGCGCTATCGGAACAACGCGCAGCCGTTGGATCGACGGTGAAAGTCGGCGAGGTGTTGGGGCAGGTTGCCGCTGGCGCCAAAGGCAGCGCAGCGGCACCCAAAGCAGCAACGGTGGCGGCAGCGCCCGCAGCTGCTGCGTCTGCGGCTGCGAAGCCCGCCACCGCGAGCAGCAACGGCGCGGCCTCACCAGCCAAAACCGCCGCCGCGAGCGTCGCGACGACCAGCGCAGGCTCCGCCTTGAATCGCGACGCCTTGCTTAAGCTGCCGCCGTCGCAGCGTCAGGTCGCGCGCCACAACAACGCGCTGCCCGCCGCGACCAGCAAAGTCGCGAGCGCCGCGCCCGAGGCGCCGCTGCAGGTCGACGAGCGCGACGAGGTCATCGAAATGTCGCCGCTGCGCAAGCGCATCGCCGAGCGCCTAGTGCAAGCGCAGCACGAAACCGCGTCGCTCACCACGTTCAACGAGGTCGATATGACGGCGGTCATGGAGCTGCGCGCGCGCTTTAAAGACAGCTTCGAGAAGCAGCACGGCGTCAAGCTCGGCTTTATGTCGTTCTTTGTGAAGGCCTGCGTCGAGGCATCCCGCCTCTTTCCCGGCGTCAACGCCGAGGTCCATGGCAGCAAGATCATCTACAAGCACCACTACGACTTCGGCGTCGCCGTCTCCACGCCCAAGGGCTTGGTAGTGCCGGTGCTGCGCGACGCAGATGCGCTGTCGTTTGCCGAAATCGAAGGAGGCATTGGCCAGCTCGCCGAAAAGGCGCGTACCGGCAAGCTGGCGATGGAAGACCTCATCGGCGGCACGTTTTCGATCACCAACGGCGGCATCTACGGTTCGATGATGTCGACGCCGCTGCTCAATTTTCCGCAAACCGGAATTTTGGGTATGCACAACATCGTCAAGCGCGCGGTCGTCATCGGTGACGAAGTCAAGGTTCGCTCGATGATGTACCTCGCGCTGACCTACGATCACCGCGTCGTCGACGGCAAAGAAGCCGTGTCATTCTTGGTCGCCGTCAAAGAGCGCATCGAGCAACCCGAGCGCTTATTGCTCTCGGTCTAA
- a CDS encoding 2-oxoglutarate dehydrogenase E1 component, translating into MPQDLLGLAASRGFLDEIYDTYRNDPASVDESWRELLASEEAGAAAPSLRGRFPTVTLDQPAVLNGTNPSNGRRTRRALRALKNSSGAVASLINAFRSHGHLIAELDPLGLMQPPAAPELTLGEWGLAPDDEVSLPLAGFSGQSAGELERFLKQTYAGALGLEFMHIPDARRRSWLAERMETRHITPLAADVRRTMLQYLVNAEGFERFCHVKYPGTKRFSLEGSESLVPLLDLALTRASELGSKEAVIGMAHRGRLTALETILKRPARDIFSEFEDVEPEAQLGGGDVKYHLGYSTDRTYADGRKLHLSLAFNPSHLEAVDPVVLGRVRAKQSRSGEWQQGSTFGVLVHGDAAFAGQGLVAECFNLMGLPGYRTGGTLHVVVNNQVGFTASPQEARSTPYCTDIAKMVDVPVWHVNGEDLDEVAHVVTMAMEYRHLFQSDVIIDLYCYRRYGHNEMDEPGFTQPLMYDRIQQKSSVVELYSHVLTADGVLADADVKTMVATRHAALEVELAAGKSQSRRPRTQAMAGVWQNFAGGPYAAAGDVDTGVSREDLLAIATQLTAVPADFSPHPKLLRLLEQRAQMGRGERPIDWGMGEMLAYGSLIRQGTNVRLSGQDSARGTFSHRHAHLADIKTGLEHNTLLGFGKGGAAFKVFDSPLSEAGVMGFEYGYSLDAPDHLVMWEAQFGDFANGAQVIVDQFLVASEDKWNRLSGLVLLLPHGFEGQGPEHSSARLERFLQSCAEDNIQVVQPTTTAQMFHLLRRQIMRPWRKPLIVMTPKSLLRLPAAASPIEDLTSGRFQNVMVDPAPGKTCERVVFCSGKIYYELAESRAARGAQSTAIVRMEQLYPWPEAELRAALATMPKAKEFIWVQDEPGNMGAQFFTVPRLSALAGKAVTAISRDDSGSPATGSHKAHAIEQERILSAAFGKVSSAA; encoded by the coding sequence ATGCCACAAGACCTGCTGGGCCTCGCAGCTTCGCGGGGATTTCTCGACGAAATTTACGACACCTACCGCAACGATCCAGCCAGCGTCGATGAAAGTTGGCGCGAGCTGCTGGCGAGCGAAGAAGCGGGCGCGGCGGCGCCTTCTTTGCGCGGCCGCTTTCCAACTGTCACGCTGGATCAACCCGCGGTGCTAAATGGCACCAACCCATCCAATGGCCGCCGCACGCGTCGCGCGCTGCGTGCGCTTAAAAATAGCAGCGGCGCCGTCGCCTCGCTGATCAACGCGTTTCGCTCCCATGGCCATCTCATCGCGGAGCTCGATCCGCTTGGCCTCATGCAACCACCTGCTGCGCCCGAGCTAACCTTGGGCGAGTGGGGCCTGGCGCCAGATGACGAGGTCTCGCTGCCGCTGGCCGGCTTTTCGGGTCAGTCCGCCGGCGAGCTCGAACGATTTTTGAAACAGACCTATGCCGGCGCGTTGGGCCTTGAATTTATGCACATCCCCGACGCCCGCCGCCGTAGCTGGTTGGCCGAACGGATGGAGACCAGGCACATCACGCCGCTCGCCGCCGACGTTCGCCGCACGATGCTGCAGTATCTCGTCAACGCCGAAGGCTTCGAGCGCTTCTGTCACGTCAAGTATCCCGGCACGAAGCGCTTTTCGCTGGAGGGCAGCGAGTCCTTGGTGCCGCTGCTCGACCTCGCGCTCACGCGCGCCAGCGAGCTAGGCAGCAAAGAGGCCGTCATCGGCATGGCGCATCGCGGCCGGCTGACCGCGCTCGAAACCATTTTGAAGCGCCCGGCGCGCGATATCTTTTCGGAATTTGAAGACGTCGAGCCCGAGGCGCAGCTCGGCGGCGGCGACGTGAAATACCACCTCGGCTATTCGACCGATCGTACCTACGCCGACGGCCGCAAGCTGCACCTGTCGCTCGCCTTTAACCCCAGCCATCTCGAAGCCGTCGATCCCGTCGTGCTCGGCCGCGTGCGGGCCAAGCAATCGCGCAGCGGCGAATGGCAGCAGGGCAGCACGTTTGGCGTGTTGGTGCATGGCGATGCCGCGTTCGCCGGCCAAGGCCTCGTCGCCGAGTGCTTTAATCTCATGGGCCTGCCGGGCTATCGCACTGGCGGCACGCTGCACGTCGTCGTCAACAACCAGGTCGGCTTTACCGCGTCACCGCAGGAGGCGCGTTCGACGCCATATTGCACCGACATCGCCAAGATGGTCGACGTGCCGGTTTGGCACGTCAATGGCGAGGACCTCGACGAGGTGGCCCACGTCGTCACCATGGCGATGGAGTACCGCCACTTGTTTCAGAGCGACGTCATCATCGACCTCTACTGTTATCGCCGCTACGGCCACAACGAGATGGACGAGCCCGGGTTTACCCAGCCGCTCATGTATGACCGCATCCAACAAAAATCATCAGTGGTCGAGCTTTATAGCCACGTGCTCACCGCCGACGGCGTGCTGGCCGACGCCGACGTCAAGACCATGGTCGCCACTCGCCATGCCGCGCTCGAGGTCGAGCTCGCCGCCGGCAAGTCGCAAAGCCGCCGGCCGCGCACGCAGGCCATGGCTGGCGTGTGGCAAAACTTTGCGGGCGGTCCCTACGCCGCGGCAGGCGATGTCGACACCGGCGTCTCGCGCGAGGACCTGCTCGCCATTGCGACGCAGCTAACCGCGGTGCCGGCTGACTTCTCACCGCACCCTAAGCTGCTGCGCTTGCTCGAGCAACGCGCCCAAATGGGTCGCGGCGAGCGTCCGATCGATTGGGGCATGGGCGAGATGCTCGCCTATGGCTCGCTCATTAGGCAGGGCACCAATGTTCGCCTCAGCGGCCAAGACTCGGCGCGCGGCACCTTCTCGCATCGCCATGCACATCTCGCCGATATCAAGACCGGCCTTGAGCACAACACCCTGCTTGGCTTTGGCAAGGGCGGCGCCGCGTTCAAGGTCTTTGACAGCCCGCTGTCGGAGGCCGGCGTCATGGGCTTTGAATACGGCTATTCGCTCGATGCGCCTGATCACCTCGTGATGTGGGAGGCGCAGTTTGGCGATTTTGCCAACGGCGCGCAGGTCATCGTCGACCAATTTCTCGTCGCGTCTGAAGACAAATGGAATCGCCTCAGCGGCCTTGTGCTGCTCTTGCCGCACGGGTTCGAAGGCCAGGGCCCTGAGCACTCAAGCGCGCGCCTCGAGCGGTTTTTGCAATCGTGCGCCGAGGACAACATCCAAGTCGTGCAACCGACGACCACGGCGCAGATGTTTCACTTGTTGCGCCGCCAAATCATGCGGCCGTGGCGCAAGCCCCTCATCGTGATGACGCCCAAGAGCTTGCTGCGCTTGCCGGCGGCGGCGAGCCCGATCGAGGACCTCACCAGTGGCCGCTTTCAAAACGTCATGGTCGATCCGGCGCCCGGCAAGACCTGCGAGCGCGTGGTGTTTTGCAGCGGCAAGATTTACTACGAGCTGGCGGAGTCGCGGGCGGCGCGCGGAGCCCAGAGCACCGCCATCGTGCGCATGGAGCAGCTCTATCCCTGGCCCGAGGCCGAGCTTCGAGCCGCGTTGGCGACCATGCCCAAGGCCAAGGAATTCATCTGGGTGCAAGACGAGCCCGGCAACATGGGCGCGCAATTCTTTACCGTGCCGCGGCTTAGCGCGCTGGCCGGGAAAGCTGTCACCGCCATTTCGCGCGATGACAGCGGCAGCCCTGCGACGGGCTCGCATAAGGCGCACGCGATCGAACAGGAACGCATTTTATCAGCGGCATTTGGCAAGGTTTCCTCCGCCGCCTAG
- a CDS encoding pyridoxine 5'-phosphate synthase, which produces MAIALSVNLNKVALLRNSRGHDNPSPLVAARACLDAGAHGITLHWRADNRHTRKDDVIALRALCAERGVEFNLEGDARAELIDLADELRVDQFTLVPVSPGEITSDHGWDLPRDQGLIAPIITRLRGRGIRTAIFMDAVPGAMANVPATGVDRVELYTEPYAAAFGGPDEDRAFDQLAASCAVLAQQGIGVNAGHDLDLRNLPRMATQISNIKEVSIGHALIADALYLGLAETIRRYLRALAGERVQAPTTR; this is translated from the coding sequence ATGGCCATCGCCCTCTCGGTCAATCTCAACAAGGTGGCGCTCTTGCGCAATTCGCGCGGCCACGACAACCCCTCGCCGCTGGTGGCGGCCCGCGCCTGCCTCGACGCCGGCGCGCATGGCATCACCCTGCATTGGCGCGCCGACAACCGCCATACGCGCAAGGACGACGTCATCGCGCTGCGCGCGCTTTGCGCCGAGCGCGGCGTCGAGTTCAATTTGGAGGGCGATGCGCGCGCCGAGCTCATCGACCTCGCTGACGAGCTGCGCGTCGATCAATTTACCTTGGTGCCGGTATCGCCTGGTGAAATCACTAGCGACCACGGGTGGGACCTCCCACGCGACCAAGGGCTTATCGCACCCATCATTACGCGCCTGCGCGGGCGTGGCATTCGCACCGCGATCTTCATGGACGCGGTGCCCGGCGCCATGGCCAATGTCCCCGCAACTGGGGTCGATCGCGTCGAGCTGTACACCGAACCCTATGCGGCGGCGTTTGGGGGCCCTGACGAGGACCGCGCCTTTGACCAGCTTGCCGCCAGCTGCGCCGTCTTGGCACAGCAGGGCATTGGGGTGAACGCGGGACACGACCTCGACTTGCGAAATCTGCCCCGAATGGCTACGCAAATATCTAATATTAAAGAAGTTTCCATTGGCCATGCGCTTATTGCCGATGCGCTTTATCTGGGCCTGGCCGAAACGATTCGGCGCTACCTGCGAGCGCTTGCGGGCGAGCGGGTCCAGGCGCCAACCACGCGATAG
- a CDS encoding NAD-dependent epimerase/dehydratase family protein yields the protein MTTSVVVTGASGFLGEHVCASLRTHGYAVTAMARSGLSPLSALGCTPLAGDVMHADLAAAFAGHRAVLHLAGMVSRKADDATTMMRLHVDGTRRVLHAAKAAGVTRVIVASTSGTIAVSKSPQVFDETFPYATETVAGWPYYASKIYQETLAFDLGAKLGLEVVCVNPSLLLGPGDRRLSSTGDVRKLMNRQIPTLTSGGVNFVDARDAAAAVVTALVAGKAGQRYLLGGPNWTAAEFFGKTARMAGVTPPLVKLPDKLSRWGASALEFVSDRLAKTPTMDRVSVEMSQHYWWFDSSKAMRELAFAPRDPLVTLADTIAYLRTSI from the coding sequence ATGACCACGAGCGTTGTCGTGACGGGTGCCTCTGGCTTTCTTGGCGAGCACGTCTGTGCGTCGCTGCGCACGCACGGCTATGCCGTAACGGCGATGGCGCGCAGCGGCCTTTCGCCGCTGTCAGCCTTGGGCTGCACGCCTTTGGCTGGTGACGTTATGCACGCCGATTTGGCGGCGGCTTTTGCCGGCCACCGCGCGGTCTTGCATCTCGCCGGCATGGTGTCGCGCAAGGCCGATGACGCGACGACCATGATGCGCTTGCATGTCGACGGCACGCGCCGCGTCCTGCACGCCGCCAAGGCCGCAGGCGTTACGCGCGTGATCGTCGCCTCGACCTCGGGCACGATCGCGGTGAGCAAGTCGCCACAAGTGTTTGACGAAACCTTCCCGTATGCGACCGAAACCGTCGCGGGCTGGCCGTATTATGCGTCAAAGATCTACCAGGAGACGCTCGCATTTGATCTCGGTGCCAAGCTGGGGCTTGAGGTGGTGTGCGTGAATCCGTCGCTGCTGCTTGGCCCAGGCGATCGGCGGCTATCGTCAACCGGCGACGTGCGCAAGCTGATGAATCGGCAGATTCCAACGCTCACCAGCGGGGGCGTTAATTTTGTCGACGCGCGCGACGCCGCGGCCGCGGTGGTCACCGCGCTCGTCGCCGGCAAGGCAGGGCAGCGCTATCTGCTCGGTGGCCCCAATTGGACCGCCGCGGAATTTTTTGGCAAGACGGCGCGCATGGCGGGCGTCACGCCGCCGCTCGTGAAATTGCCGGACAAGCTGTCGCGCTGGGGTGCCTCGGCGCTTGAATTTGTCAGTGATCGTCTCGCCAAGACGCCGACCATGGATCGGGTGTCGGTCGAAATGAGCCAGCACTATTGGTGGTTCGACTCGAGCAAGGCGATGCGCGAGCTTGCGTTCGCGCCGCGCGATCCACTGGTCACGCTGGCCGACACCATTGCCTATCTGCGAACCTCCATCTAG
- a CDS encoding AMP-binding protein: MSTSPTPTPTRHLRPRAPSPATPLSVLPGPAIDVAETLAGKNILLIGTTGFVGKVALSMLLTKYPDVGRVYCLVRPGAGNTADERFYRKVATSEAFDPLRELHGDGYEAFLRRKIVAMPGDIGNALCGFTEDDFARFVADGGLHVVVNSAGLVSFMPSLESALRINALGAQNVLETAKRAGARLVHVSTCYVAGMRHGDVWEDEPIVGYFPRRDELKDTDFSPQAECADCQRIIDQTRERANDRAHISLFRERAAKTLKEQRRDPDDDGALRLGVARERKLWMNQELTRLGMERAQHWGWTNTYTYTKSLGEQLILADDQVISTVVRPAIVESAVSFPFPGWNEGFNTTAPLVYLMRKGHRSIPAGENTALDVIPVDYITAGMWLATAAVLRGVHKPVYQLGTSDSNRVTSRRVTELTALAVRGEQRGKAAAGEDEFSNRVKARLEGLAVSYDHFNRFSAPMIRRAADASSAWIDSNLPRWGAPRLEALAERAQEELAGISRFTGQVIDLVELFKPFNYDRDIAFRCDNIRELWRSVTPYDQDALSWEPERIDWREYWIGVHYQGLKTWTFKTLDEEFGAKPRSVYTHRDLVELFDATVKLNKQRVALRFRYAKEHGDAEPDVYRYERVGELVGNVTGWLMERGVAPGDRVMLMSENRPEWPMAYFGILKTSGVAVPLDSQLSLAEVVNVGAASGARVFLLSPRQAMRLLDDAGIAYADGEPFAVLRARLPAHDVVDLGEPLSGTPPAAWPNVRGDQVASLIFTSGTTGQPKGVMLTHKNLTAMVSRLASVFSLFSRDGLLSVLPLHHTLEFSAGLLMPMLHGSSITYLEEINADELADALASGSITGMVGVPALWQLLERKVFAPVREQGPLLLRALENAVEFHYKLGDWAPWGGALGKVAFFPVHRKFGGRLRLLISGGSALGPDTMKIFRGLGFDLYEGYGMTESSPVLTVTRPGDKLIPGSVGRALPGLDVRIDAPDHNGIGEVIAKGPNVMQGYYNNEAATAQTLADGWLHTGDLGRLDADGNLFIVGRKKELILGPQGENIYPDELEELYATSEFIKELSVVGVPAGDNEIVGALVVPDYSKLAPGQEREALREAVRSHLKEISKTLAPYKRLKIVHLWEHDLPRTSTRKVKRREVVAELVRLERAASEGAQLATDAANARVESGGHWVRDIVANVAQKPRTSVIATTRLADLGFDSLMLTELGVALEAAGVALPDPSELLAIEVISDLETWVARQAAKGAAAKRTIAATSDAESRGVWGGGERTPQAQADDIDVPASVVRAGRAILRRGQRALYDNVLHTKLHGKIHVPPFGGYIVAANHSSHLDMGLCKYALGEQGDALVALAAKDYFFDDPVRRMYFENFTNLVPMERHGSLRESLAVASDVIRNGYILLIFPEGTRSETGEMIDFKPSLGYLAMQNKCGILPMFLDGTHRALPRGAYLPKHRDVAAHIGPFMDYAQAAAIASGKSKATGYRAITTHVEGIVRGLVPQGSAWMLGPSGRAPAATADKPGEST, translated from the coding sequence ATGTCAACCTCGCCAACCCCTACACCCACGCGCCACCTTCGCCCGCGCGCGCCGAGCCCCGCGACGCCGCTTTCCGTGTTGCCGGGACCCGCCATCGATGTGGCCGAAACCTTGGCGGGCAAGAACATCTTGCTCATCGGCACCACGGGCTTTGTCGGCAAGGTCGCGCTGTCGATGTTGCTCACCAAGTATCCCGATGTCGGCCGCGTCTACTGCCTGGTGCGGCCGGGCGCGGGCAACACGGCCGATGAGCGCTTCTATCGCAAGGTCGCGACGTCGGAGGCCTTCGATCCACTGCGCGAGCTTCACGGCGACGGCTATGAAGCGTTTTTGCGCCGCAAGATCGTCGCGATGCCGGGCGATATTGGCAATGCGCTGTGTGGCTTTACTGAGGATGACTTTGCGCGCTTTGTCGCCGATGGCGGCCTGCACGTCGTCGTCAACAGCGCGGGCCTAGTGTCGTTTATGCCGTCGCTCGAGAGCGCGCTGCGCATTAACGCGCTCGGCGCGCAGAATGTGCTCGAGACGGCCAAACGCGCCGGCGCGCGGTTGGTGCACGTGTCAACCTGTTATGTCGCGGGCATGCGCCACGGCGACGTGTGGGAGGACGAGCCGATCGTTGGATATTTTCCGCGCCGGGACGAGCTCAAAGACACGGATTTTTCGCCACAGGCCGAATGCGCCGATTGCCAGCGCATCATCGATCAGACGCGCGAGCGTGCCAATGACCGCGCGCACATCTCGCTATTTCGCGAGCGGGCGGCGAAAACGCTCAAGGAACAGCGGCGCGACCCTGACGACGACGGGGCGCTTCGCCTCGGCGTGGCCCGCGAACGCAAGCTGTGGATGAACCAGGAGCTGACGCGCCTGGGCATGGAGCGCGCGCAGCACTGGGGCTGGACCAATACGTATACGTATACAAAGTCGCTCGGCGAGCAGCTCATCTTAGCGGACGACCAAGTCATCTCGACCGTCGTGCGCCCGGCCATCGTCGAGAGCGCGGTGAGTTTTCCATTTCCCGGGTGGAATGAGGGCTTCAACACGACCGCGCCGCTGGTCTATCTCATGCGCAAGGGGCATCGCTCGATTCCCGCCGGTGAGAACACCGCGCTCGACGTGATTCCCGTCGACTACATCACCGCGGGCATGTGGCTCGCCACCGCCGCCGTGCTGCGCGGCGTGCACAAGCCTGTCTACCAGCTCGGCACCAGCGACAGCAACCGCGTCACCTCGCGCCGCGTAACTGAACTCACCGCACTAGCTGTGCGTGGCGAGCAGCGCGGCAAGGCGGCGGCTGGTGAAGATGAGTTTAGCAACCGCGTGAAGGCGCGCCTGGAGGGCCTGGCGGTCAGCTATGACCACTTCAACCGGTTTTCGGCGCCGATGATTCGCCGCGCCGCGGACGCCAGCAGCGCGTGGATCGACAGCAATCTGCCGCGCTGGGGCGCGCCGCGCTTGGAAGCCCTGGCCGAGCGCGCGCAGGAAGAGCTGGCGGGCATCTCGCGCTTCACCGGCCAGGTAATCGATCTCGTCGAGCTGTTTAAGCCATTTAACTACGACCGCGACATCGCCTTTCGCTGCGACAACATCCGCGAGCTGTGGCGCAGCGTGACGCCGTACGACCAAGATGCCTTGTCGTGGGAGCCCGAGCGCATTGACTGGCGCGAATATTGGATTGGCGTCCATTATCAGGGGCTTAAGACCTGGACGTTTAAGACGCTGGACGAAGAATTTGGCGCCAAACCGCGCTCGGTTTACACCCATCGCGATTTGGTCGAGCTGTTCGACGCCACGGTCAAGCTCAACAAGCAGCGGGTCGCCTTGCGCTTTCGCTACGCCAAGGAGCACGGCGATGCCGAGCCCGATGTCTATCGCTACGAACGGGTCGGCGAGTTGGTGGGTAATGTCACCGGCTGGCTAATGGAGCGCGGCGTCGCGCCTGGCGACCGCGTGATGCTCATGTCCGAAAACCGGCCTGAATGGCCGATGGCCTATTTTGGCATCCTCAAGACCTCGGGTGTCGCGGTGCCGCTCGATAGCCAGCTCTCGCTTGCCGAGGTCGTCAATGTCGGCGCCGCGAGTGGCGCGCGCGTGTTTTTGCTCTCGCCACGTCAGGCGATGCGGCTACTCGACGACGCCGGCATCGCGTATGCCGATGGCGAGCCGTTTGCCGTCCTGCGCGCGCGCTTGCCTGCCCACGACGTGGTTGACCTTGGAGAACCCCTGAGCGGCACGCCACCGGCGGCGTGGCCCAACGTCCGCGGCGATCAGGTTGCCTCGCTAATTTTTACCTCGGGCACCACCGGCCAACCCAAGGGCGTCATGTTGACGCATAAAAACCTCACCGCCATGGTGAGTCGCCTCGCCTCGGTGTTCTCGCTGTTTTCGCGCGATGGCTTGCTTTCGGTGCTGCCGCTGCACCACACGCTTGAGTTTTCCGCGGGCCTGCTTATGCCCATGCTGCACGGCAGCTCGATCACGTATCTCGAAGAAATCAACGCCGATGAGCTCGCGGATGCGCTGGCCTCCGGGAGCATCACCGGCATGGTCGGCGTACCGGCGCTGTGGCAGTTGCTCGAGCGCAAGGTCTTTGCGCCCGTGCGCGAACAAGGCCCGCTCTTGCTGCGCGCGTTGGAGAACGCCGTGGAGTTTCACTACAAGCTCGGCGACTGGGCGCCGTGGGGTGGCGCGCTGGGCAAGGTCGCGTTCTTCCCGGTTCATCGCAAATTTGGCGGCCGGCTGCGCCTGTTAATCTCTGGCGGCTCGGCGCTGGGCCCTGACACGATGAAGATCTTCCGCGGCCTTGGCTTTGATCTCTACGAGGGCTACGGCATGACCGAATCTTCGCCGGTGCTCACGGTGACGCGCCCAGGCGACAAGCTCATCCCCGGCTCGGTCGGCCGTGCGCTGCCCGGCCTTGACGTGCGCATCGACGCGCCGGATCACAACGGCATCGGCGAGGTCATCGCCAAAGGCCCCAACGTCATGCAGGGCTATTACAACAACGAGGCCGCGACGGCGCAGACCTTGGCCGACGGCTGGCTGCACACCGGCGACCTCGGGCGCCTCGATGCCGATGGCAATCTGTTTATCGTCGGTCGTAAAAAGGAACTCATCTTGGGGCCGCAGGGCGAAAACATTTACCCCGACGAGCTCGAAGAACTGTACGCCACCTCCGAGTTCATCAAGGAGCTGTCGGTCGTCGGCGTGCCCGCGGGCGACAACGAAATCGTCGGCGCGCTGGTGGTGCCAGATTATAGCAAGCTCGCGCCAGGCCAGGAACGTGAGGCGCTGCGCGAGGCCGTGCGGTCGCACCTTAAGGAAATCTCAAAGACGCTGGCGCCGTACAAACGACTCAAGATTGTTCACCTGTGGGAGCACGACCTGCCGCGTACTTCGACCCGCAAGGTCAAGCGCCGCGAGGTGGTTGCCGAACTCGTGCGCCTTGAGCGAGCAGCCAGCGAAGGGGCGCAGCTCGCCACCGACGCCGCCAACGCACGCGTCGAAAGCGGCGGCCATTGGGTGCGCGATATCGTCGCTAATGTGGCTCAGAAGCCTCGCACCAGTGTTATCGCAACCACGCGGCTGGCAGATCTTGGCTTTGATTCGCTTATGCTGACCGAGCTCGGCGTAGCGCTTGAGGCGGCGGGCGTCGCGTTGCCGGATCCAAGCGAGTTGCTTGCGATTGAAGTCATTTCCGACCTCGAAACGTGGGTGGCGCGGCAAGCGGCGAAGGGTGCCGCCGCCAAGCGCACCATTGCCGCGACGTCGGACGCAGAATCCCGCGGCGTGTGGGGCGGGGGCGAGCGCACGCCGCAGGCGCAGGCCGACGACATCGACGTGCCTGCCTCCGTTGTTCGCGCCGGTCGCGCGATCTTGCGCCGAGGCCAACGCGCACTCTACGACAACGTCTTGCATACCAAGCTCCACGGCAAGATCCACGTTCCGCCGTTTGGCGGCTACATCGTCGCGGCCAACCACAGCAGCCACCTCGACATGGGCCTGTGCAAATACGCGCTGGGGGAGCAGGGCGACGCGCTCGTGGCGCTCGCCGCGAAAGATTATTTTTTCGACGACCCCGTGCGCCGCATGTATTTCGAGAACTTCACCAACCTCGTGCCGATGGAGCGCCATGGCAGCTTGCGCGAATCGCTCGCGGTGGCGTCCGACGTCATTCGCAATGGCTATATCTTGCTGATTTTCCCAGAGGGCACGCGCTCGGAAACTGGCGAAATGATCGATTTCAAGCCGTCGCTTGGCTATCTCGCGATGCAGAACAAATGCGGCATCTTGCCGATGTTCCTCGATGGCACCCACCGCGCGCTACCTAGGGGGGCCTATCTGCCCAAACATCGCGACGTTGCCGCCCATATTGGCCCATTCATGGACTATGCGCAGGCGGCGGCGATCGCCAGCGGCAAATCCAAGGCGACGGGCTATCGCGCCATCACCACGCACGTCGAAGGCATCGTACGCGGCTTGGTCCCACAAGGCTCGGCGTGGATGCTCGGGCCAAGCGGGCGCGCCCCCGCAGCGACGGCTGATAAGCCAGGAGAATCCACATGA